Within Candidatus Sulfotelmatobacter sp., the genomic segment TTACCGCGAGAACATTCTCGACCACTACAAGCACCCGCGTCATCACGGCACGATCGAGAACGCGGACATCAGCTACGAGGACGGAAATCCGCTGTGCGGCGACAAGCTGCGCATGGACTTCCGGATTCGCGACGGGCGCATCGAGGACGTCGCGTTCTCGGGCCACGGCTGCTCGATCAGCCAGGCGTCGGCGTCCATGCTGTGCGAGCGGGTGGCGGGGAAGAGTCTCGACGAGGTGAAGCAGCTGAGTCGTGACGACGTGCTCGAGATGCTGGGGATCGAGCTGGGGCCGGTGCGGCTCAAGTGTGCGCTGCTCGCGCTCAAGACGCTCAAGGCCGGCGTCTACGGGCTGAAACAGTGGCCGGGCGAGGAAAGCGAAACGTGAGCGATGA encodes:
- a CDS encoding SUF system NifU family Fe-S cluster assembly protein; the encoded protein is MSAWDDLYRENILDHYKHPRHHGTIENADISYEDGNPLCGDKLRMDFRIRDGRIEDVAFSGHGCSISQASASMLCERVAGKSLDEVKQLSRDDVLEMLGIELGPVRLKCALLALKTLKAGVYGLKQWPGEESET